From Nitrospira sp.:
GATCCATATGGACCTATACGTATAGCGATAAAGTAGAGTATTGACCTAGCGAAGCCAGGGACAGCCAACGCAACAAGAAGCTAGTGTAGCCATGCGCCAGCATTCTCCATCAGGTTGCTTACCCCATTATCGGGTCGTCGCTGAGGTGATTGTCGTCGTGGCGGTGTTGTTTCTGTCCCCCATACTCGCAACTGCCCAAGCATTGAGATTTCAACCTCAGGGGGCTGTCGCTGCAGCTCAAGGCAACGCGTTTGCCGCCCAGGTGGATGATGCCTCAGCTATTCAATATAATCCTGCTGGCCTTACACGAGTTTCTGGTATCCAAGGGGTATTCGGAATTGCGTTACTCGGCGGTTCCATCAAGGCCAAAAGCATTTCGGGAGTTGACACTCGAGGAGATTTCGGTGGAAGCGTGAGTTTCCCTCCGCCTGGACATACATATCTTAGTGCCAATCTAGGAGCACTAGGGGCCCCTCGGTTTTCCTCGCTTACTATTGGATTAGGGTTGACCTCGCCGTTTGGCTTAAGAACTCGCTACCCAATCGATAGCCCATTTCGGTCAGCCGTCACATCGGCAGAGTTGCCGCTGATCGCTATCAAACCTACGATTGCCTACAAGATAAGCGAGAAACTGTCGGTAGGCGTGAGCGCGGATATCTATACCTTCGCAAGTTTTCTTGGTGAAGGACATGGGGAGCAGTCACAGATTGGGACGGGTGCCCTTGGAATTCCAGCCGGAGCGTCGGTCGAACTGAGCGGCAAGGGGACCGGTGTGGGTGTAACCGCCAGCCTACTCTATACTCCTATGAGAACGAAAGCCGGTAAACCAATGCTGTCACTCGGCTTGGTCTATCGTTCGCAGGCGATCGTGCCCTTGAATGGCGCGCTCCTGGTCCAGGGAGCTAAGTTCGCCGATGGGTCTGTCGACCTTGTGCTCCCGCAAATATTTACCGGTGCGGTGGCCGTTTGGCCGGTGCGTACCAGTGAGAGAGAATGGAAGGTTGAGCTTGATGTTGAGTACGTGGGATGGAGTTTGCATAGAAATTTTGATGTCCACCTTGCCAATGGGGCGACAATTCTTCAGCCACGAGAGTGGAAGAATGTTCCGGTGATTGCGGTTGGAACCGAGTATAAATGGCTTCATCCTCCCTGGCTCCCAAACTGGGAGATTGCCGCTCGATCAGGCTACACCTTCACGGAAGATCCGGTTCCCGATCGGACTTTTCAGCCTGGCATCATTTCTTTGCCTGCACATACCCTGTCCCTTGGCGTAGGATTTCTCTGTACAGGGGCCGGACGATTTCTTGGACTGATCCCATGCAGTGGAAAGTCGGCGTTGTGGCCGAAAGGCATCGGGCTCGATCTTGCCTATCAGGAGTGGTTTTATGAATCGCGTACGGTGGTCGGGAACCTCAACCCAACGGTAAACGGCACCTATCACGCGTTTGTGCATCTAGGGACATTCAGCCTGCGCTATCTGTTCTGAGGTTACCAGGAGGACTTGAGTTATTGGGCGAGGGCTTTGCGGAGATTCGAGACAGTCTCTGGACTGAGTCCGGCGCTCTGTAAGGCCTCATCGCTTGCCGCTTCTAATTTATCCAAGCTCCCAAACCGACTCAACAGCTGTTTACGTCGAATCTGCCCGATTCCAATGACCTCATCGAGTTTGGAGTTGACCAATGCTTTTCCTCGGAGTTTTCGGTGGAACGTGATGGCAAAACGATGGGCTTCGTCGCGAATATGTTGGAGAAGATGCGTGGTCGGCGACGTAGCGGTCAGAGCGATCGGGTTCTTTCTGCCGGCGAGAAACACGCGTTCCTCCTTCTCGCCACGGGCCTTGGCCAACCCAAGAATCGGGAGGTGTTGGTGTCCAACTTCCTTTAGCCCCTCAATGGCTGCCGCTAATTGCCCGAGTCCTCCGTCGATTAGGATTACGTCTGGGTGAGCTAAGTCGTCCGTGGTTCGATCCGGTTCTTCGCCGGATTTGCCGTAGCGACGTATCACGACCTCCTTCATGCTGGCAAAGTCGTTCGCCCCCTGCACGGTTTGGATTTTGAATCGCCGGTAGTCTGCCTTTTTCATATCCCCGTCTTCCCACACGACCATTGATGCCACGGATTGGTTCCCCATCGTGTTGGAGATATCAAACCCTTCAATCCGACGAGGCGAACGCTCAAGGCGGAGCATTCGTTTCAGCTCCTCACAGGCCTGCCGGTCGAGCTCCTCCTCACGAAGATGTTCGGCAACGGCTGATGTGGCGTTCTCTTCCGCCAAGAGGACCAGCTGATGCTTGACGCCACGTTCGGGAGCCAGAATGCGGACAGGTTCTCCACGTTTTTCGGACAGCCACTGTTCGATCACGCTTACGTCATCGAGGGCGGTCGGGACCAAGACTTCCCGTGGCGGTTGCCCGTCTTTATTGTAAAATTGCTCGATCGCGGAACGGACCAGCTCGTTGTCCGACGCATCCGCCGATAGAGGCCAGAAGAAATCTTTCCGTCCGATCAGCAATCCGCCGCGCACGAACAGAATCTGGAGATCCACGGCAGCTCCCCGACGCGCAATCCCGAGCACGTCCTGATCGGTAGCGGAGGTCTGGGTAATGCGCTGTTTTTCCAACATCCGTTCGATCTTGAACAGCCGGTCTCTCACTCGAGCCGCTTCCTCGAACTCTTCCCGCTCGGCAGCTGATTCCATTTTGACGCGGAGCTCGTCGAGCAGCTCATGGTCCCGCCCCTCCAGAAAGTGGCGGACTTGCTTGACGATGTGATGGTACTCCTCCTTCGACTGATTACCCGTGCAGGGGGCCATGCAACGTTTGATTTCAAATTCGAGACAAGCACGTTCGGCCTTCCCGTCGATGTCGATCGTGCAGGTCGCCAAGGGGAAGGCGTGCTTAATCACCTTCAAAGTTTCGCGCAGGGCGTTGGCCGGTGTGTAGGGGCCGTAGTACAACGCGCCATCTTTTTGCACACGACGGACGATCGACAGCCGTGGGAAATCGTCCCTAATCGGCAGCCGGACATAGGGGTATTGCTTGTCGTCCCGCAAGACGATGTTGAAGCGGGGCTTGTGTCGCTTCACCAGGTTGCTTTCGAGAATCAGGGCTTCGAGCTCAGATCGGGTCACCATGGTTTCCAGATCGGTGATCTGACTGACGAGGAGGCTGGTCTTCGGGCTGTGGTCTGTACCCTTCTGGAAATAGGAGCGCACGCGGTCGGCTAAGACCGCGGCCTTTCCGATGTAGATGATGTCGCCTTGCCCGTTTTTGAAGAGGTAAATGCCGGGGCTGCTGGGCAAATGGGAGAGTTTTGACTGGAGGGTTTCAGTCATTGGTCAACGGTCATGAGTCAATGGTCATCAGGACACGCCACTATTCTATCAATGATGGAAGGGTGAGGCTATGCGCCGTCAACAAGACGGCCGCTCGGCGAATCTGCGAAGCGAGCTTGCAGCACTCAAGATTCGGGAATCGATTGGTGATGAGTCGAGAGGCATTTGCGCATGTGCCTACCATTTTCCAAACATCTAAATCCTGAAAAGATATAACATTCTTTGGCCTTGCCATGACTGATTCTGTTGACTCATTGACCACGGACTTGGTCAGCGTAGTGTGCGCACGAACGATGGACTCAACGTCCCTCGCGCAACCTCGGCAACCGGCCCTTTCATCGTCAGGCTAAAGTCTTGCCCCCCACACGGATGTTCAGGACGCCCCCCGGCATTGTCACGGTGACGGGAGCCTTCACCAGTCCTAACCGCACAGCGGCGCTGGCCGCTGCACAGGAGGACGAGCCGGAGGCCTGTGTCTCTCCAGCGCCCCGCTCCCAAATCTGGATAAAGATCTCTTTTGGGCCGGTCGGGACAGCCAACTGAACATTGGTTCGTCTCGGGAACAGCGTATGATTTTCCAAGGCAGGGCCAAGTTGTAACAGGTCTTCCCTCGACCAGGATTCGCCCGCCGGTCGAAAGACCACGCAATGCGGGTTCCCCACACTGACGCCGGTGAAAACCAACGAACGCCCCGCAGCTTCGATAGGTTGCTGAATCAACTCTGGTACGTTCAACGAACAGGGTAACGCATTCGGCGTGAACGTGGCGTTCCCCATCTCAACCGTCGCGGCGCTGGCGTCTCCATACCGGTCTATATGCAGCTCGATGGTGACCAATCCACCTTTGGTCTCAACCGTGAAGCGCTTTTTCTTGGTCTTGCCTGTCGCGTGGAGATAGCGAGCAAAAATACGAAGCCCATTTCCAGATTTTTCTGCTTCACTGCCGTCAGGGTTGAAAATGCGCAACCCGAAATCGGCCTTCTTTGAGGGGACCAAGGCCAGAATGCCGTCGCTTCCCAGCCCCCAATTGCGATCACAGATCGCCTTGATGACGTTCGGTGTGAGCTTCACGCTCAGTGTTTTGGGATCCATCACGATGTAATCGTTGCCCAGGCCATGCCCGCGGAAAAAACCGTTCTTCATTCAAGGGCTCCTTTGGTATCTCGTCGTTCGTTCTTTCGATCCTGAGTTCCAGGTTTCATGTTCCAAGTTTCCGGACAACCTGAAACATGACATTTCAAGTCGTTGGCCGATACGCTTCGCGAGGCCCGCTTCACGAGTTTCAAACCAGGGCCGTGCCCGGTGGCCGCTCGATCAGCTCAATTTCGTAGCCGTCCGGCGCATCGATGAAGATGAATCGGCTTCCGGAGGACGTCTTCGTCGGTCCATCGGTAATCGTGACCCCTTGGGCATTGAGCGACGCCATCGTCTCCTCGAGGCTTTCCACTTGGAATGCGAGGTGGACCAGATCTTCCTGGACCTTCACCGGTCCACTTGGGGGAAAACTAGTTAATTCAATGAGTTCGTCGCTGTTAGGAACCTTCAGGAACGCCAACTGGGACCCCCGAGGAGAGGTCTTTCGCTCGATCACCTCAAGACCCAGCACGGTCGTATAGAACTGAATAGTCTCATCCAGGTCGCTGACCCGCATCCTGGTATGGAGAAGCTTGTTGATGTTCATAGGCTCTCTTATACGTGAAACACATGTCAGATCGCCAGGCCACGCTCGGTAGATATGAATGAGTATAGGTGATCGAGGAGGTCAAATTGACCCTATGAGTCTTCGGCTGTTACGGTGCTGTCCATGCGACTGCCGTCTTGGGAAATCGGGCGTGCATTGGGAATTCCCATTCGTGTCCATGCATCCTGGTTTCTCATCTTCTTATTGGTGACGTGGAGTCTCTCCACTGAGTATCTGCCGGATAGCCTGCCTGGTCTCTCACCCGAGCGGTATTGGACGATGGGGGCGGTCGCGGCGGTTCTTCTGTTTTTCTCTGTCCTGCTCCATGAACTCGGACATTCCTATGTGGCACTGTACTATCGCATCCCAATCGAGCAGATCACTCTCTTCATTTTTGGGGGTGTGGCCCACATGCGCAGGGAAGCTCCGTCACCAAAGGCGGAATGTCTCATTGCCCTCGCTGGGCCAGCCGTAAGTTTGGCGATTGGTGGGACCTGTTTTCTGTTCGTGATTCTGGCGGAATCGCTCCAACAGCAACAGGGGCTCCAGGGGGTGACCATGCTCTGTGCCTTGTTGGGTATCGTGAATGTGCAACTCGGGTTGTTCAATTTGATCCCGGGTTTTCCTCTTGATGGTGGGAGAGTGCTGCGTGCCGGACTCTGGGCTTGGAAAAAGGACTTTTATCGTGCGACGAAACAAGCTGCGGTTGTCGGTCTTACATTTGGGGTGATCTTGGGTTTTGTCGGCCTTGTGATCGCCTACAGGGCTGCCAGCGGCGACCTGCCTGCCTCCATGATGTCGAACGGAGGATGGATCGTGTTCATCGGGATGTTTCTGTTTGCCGCAGCACAGGCAAGTCGTCGTCAGGCTGTGGTACGCGAGACTTTGGCGACGATCCCCATCCGGGATTTGATGGTGACTACGGTAGTCTCTATTCCTGCCCAGTGCATGCTTGATGAAGCGGTGAATCGGTATTTTCAGGCCTATGGATACGGAGGGTTTCCGGTCTTGGCAGATGGTCGGTTGGTCGGGATAGTGACGGTCTCAGAGGTGCAGGGTGTAGGGTCGGCACTTTGGGCCTGGCGCCGAGTTGACCAGGTGATGCGCCCCGTTTCAGAGTCGTTGGTGATCGCCCCGGAAGTACCCGTGATTCATGCGATGGAACAAATGGCTCGTGGAGGATGGGATCGCTTGGTTGTTATACAAGACAGAGAGGTGGTTGGTCTCGTGACCCAATCGGCCATCGTACATTGTTTGCGGTTGCGGAGAGGGTAGGGCGGCGGACGGGGGAATCTTCAGTAAGAAGGCGGCCAGGCACCGTTGCCTCGGTCTTCTGTCCAATCGTTGAATTCAGCTCCGATCCGCAGGCGATGATCGTGGAATTCTGGCAAGCTGTTGAAGCTTGTGTGCAATCACCCCACCGAACAACAACAGTCCCGCTGAATAGTAGACCCACAGCAGTAAGAGCACAATTTCCAGTAGTGATCCATAGAGTCGTGCGTAGACGGTGGCGTAACCGCCATAGCTGAGGAAGATGACTTTCGTGGAAACCCAGAGCAAGCCGAACGTCAGTGCTCCCGCCATGGCGTCTCGCCATCGTGGTCGGCGTCGAGGCACGAGGCGATACAAGAGACTCACGGCCAGGAACGCGAGCGCAAAGGGCAGGGTATACGTCAGATGGAACTCGTGGGCAGCCAAGGCGACAAGGTCAAGACCCCAGAGGCGAGGCGCATAGGCAGTCAAAAACGTGATGGTTTCTGTCGCCACGTACGAAACAAAGAGAAGAAGTCCCATAGAACCCAACAACGCGATGGAAATCGCCGTGGAAATCAGTGGGTGCCGTTTTTGGGTGCTCTCGAAGACGACGTTAAGCGCATAGTCGAGTTCGTAGAAGACGAGCCCGCCAAACCAGAAGAACGATAAGAACACGAGCCATCGTAGGCTGTCCAACGAACTGATCCGATGGAGCTCATCAGCCAGTCGTTCGCCTAGTGAAGGGAGAAATCCTTTGAGAAAGCTCAGCATGAACTGTTCACCGATGACCTCTTGGCTGACAAGAAAACTGATTCCGTAGAGCAGGAGGAATACGAGGGGAAAGAGCGAGAGCAACGAGAAAAAAGCCAGGGCGGCCGCCAAGCTAGGGCAGCCCTGGCGCAAGAACGCGTTCAATGCATCTAGGAGAAAGCGGAGGGCGTTCATGGTGCGCCGCACAAGAATCGGTTAACGGTCCGCGAGGACTTATTTGAGTGTCGACACAGCCTGCGTCGCAAAACTCACGAGTGGGTTGGGGTAAACCCCGAAAATGACGACCCCGGCGACGGCGCAGGCCAAGACGATGGAGAGAGTCGGAGACATCACCAAGCGCGGAGCGTTGTCCGACTGATCGATCGGCTCCCGCATATACATCACCATAACGACTCTCAGATAGTAATAGGCCGAAATGGCGGCGAAGATCAGGGCAAGAGCTGCCAGCCATGTCAGGCCTGCTTCCACTGCCGACAGGAAGAGATACAATTTCCCAACGAAACCGGCAGTCGGAGGAATACCAGCCAATGAGACCATGAAGATGAGCATCAAGAGTGCGGCTACGGGGTGACGTTGTGAGAGCCCCGTAAAGTCTTCGATCTCTTCTCCTTCGACACCGCCTTTACGAAGCATCGCCACGATTGCGAACGCCCCGAAGGTCATGAAAGTGTATAGCGCGAGATACAGGAGCACGCTGGCGATGCCGGAGGACTGTTCGATCCGTCCGGCCGCCACCACGCCGATCAGCGCGTAGCCCGCATGGGCGATGCTTGAATAGGCCAGCATGCGCTTGATGTTGGTTTGGACCAGAGCGACGATGTTCCCGATCAGGAGTGTTGCGATGCAGAGCACGAGAAAAGTCGCCGACCAGTTTGCCTTGAGCCCTCCCAAGCCTTCGACAAACACCCGCAGGAACGCGCCGAAGCTGGCGGCCTTCGCAGCCACCGCCATGAACGCGGTCACAGAGGTCGGGGCGCCTTGATAGACGTCGGGGGTCCACATATGAAACGGCACGACGGCGAGCTTAAAGCCGAATCCAACCGCGAGTAGGATTGTCGCAAACAGGAGTAACGGCTCGCTCAGTCCTTGGCCGGCGATGGCGACGGCAATTTGGGGAAGTCTGGTACTGCCGGTTGCTCCATAGAGGAGTGAGATACCGTAGAGAAGAATACCTGATGAAAATGCGCCTAACACGAAATATTTTACGGAGGCTTCGAGAGAACGTGGTTCGGCGCGCTTAAGTCCGGTGATGGTGTACAGTGAAAGAGACATCAACTCAGTGCCAAGATAAATCGTCAGGAGATCTGAGGCCGATACCATGACCATCATTCCGGTGAGCGCGAGCAGAATGAACCCATAGTATTCGCCGTAATAGAGGCGCTCTTCCTTGAGGTACGAATAGGAAAGGAGGATGGTGAGGCCGGTCACGAAGTACAGAAGTACCTTCCAGAAAGCTCCGTAGTTATCGATGACGACAAGACCGCTGAAAATCAAGGTCGGCTCACCGATCTGAGAGGCCGTGAGTCCCATACAAATGGCAAGCGTTCCCAGACTTAACCACACCAGGCCGTCCTTAGCGGGCCGCTGCAGCACCGGATCCAGTACAAGCACGATGCAGGCCGTCGTGATGACGAGCAGTTCCGGTAGGATCAGAAAGAGGTCTCCGACTGCGAATGTCATGGTCGCTGTTCCTTCGTCGGGACAGTGGCGAAGTGTGGAGGAGCGGGCATCTCTCGATCAATAGCTCGCTCAAGATTTGCGGACAGTGCAGGTCGCACAGACAAGGAATTCTGGCGATGGCGCAAGGCTGTCTCCTCCTGGGAAGCCGGTGTCACGCGTGCGATCACTTTCTCCACGCTGGTATGCATGCGGGTCAGCATCGGATTCGGAAACAACCCGATCCAGAAAATCAGGACCACGAGCGGCACCAGCATCGCCATCTCGCGAGGGTTGCAATCGCGCAGCCTTGGAAGCAGGTGCGCAGCCGGCACGCCGAAGGCGACCCGTTGAATCATCCAGAGGAGATAGGCGGCAGCGAGGATAATCCCCAGAGCCGCCAACGCGGCGGCAATCTTGCTCCAGAGGAACGTGCCGACAAGGACCAGAAATTCGCCCACGAAACTGTTCGTGCCGGGAAGACCCAGCGAGGAGAGTGCAAAAATAACCAGGAACGTGGCATAACGAGGCATCGGCTTCGTGAGCCCGATATTGTCGGCAATCTGACGGCTATGGGTCCGCTCGTAGATCATGCCCACACAGAGAAAGAGCCCACCGGTGGTGATGCCGTGGTTCACCATCTGCATGACGGCACCCTCAATCCCCTGAATGTTGAACATAAAGAGGCCTAGGGTTACGAATCCCATGTGGCTGACGCTTGAATAGGCAATGAGTTTTTTGAGGTCATCCTGAGCCAGAGCCATATAGGCACCGTAGATGATCGCCACGATCGACAGTATGACCATCAACGGAGTGAGAAGCCGTGACGCATCCGGCAACATGGGGAGGCTGAAGCGTAGAAACCCATAGGCCCCCATCTTGAGCAGAACGCTCGCGAGAATCACGCTGCCGGCCGTGGGGGCTTCCACGTGCGCGTCCGGGAGCCAGGTATGGAAGGGGAACATGGGAATTTTGACGGCGAACGCGATGAAGAAGGAAACAAAAAGCCAGATCTGGAGTCCCAGTCCGTAGGTCTGTTGGCTCAGCGCCAGAACGTCGAACGTATGGCCGCCCTGGAAATATAAGACCATGATCGCGACCAGCAAGAGGACGCTGCCGGCGAAGGTATACAAGAAGAATTTGATAGCCGCATAGAGACGGTTCGGTCCCCCCCAGATGCCGATCAACAGATACATCGGGATCAGCATCGCCTCCCAAAATACGTAGAACAGGACGAAATCCAACGCACAGAAGACGCCGATCATGGCGCATTCCATGATCAACAGCATGGCCATAAAACTTCGAACTCTCGCCTTTATGGCGTGCCAGGAGATCAGAACGCAGAGCGGCATCAGGATGGTTGTCATAATAATCAGAGGCAGGCTGATTCCGTCCAGACCAAGCTTGTAACTGATGGAGAGCGCGGGGATCCATCGGGCCGATTCAACAAATTGCATCTGATCGGAGGATGCATCGAAGAGCCACCAGAGCGGCAGCGAGATCAGGAGGTCGGTCACGGTAATGCCGAGCGCAACAAGCCGTACGGAGCTGTCTTTGACGGCAAAGATGAGGGCGGCCCCAATCAGCGGCAGGAAAATCAAGATCGTAAGCCAGGGAAATCCACTCATCGGGCTTCTCGTTCGGCGAATGTGGAGGAGGGTGTCTCGTGTTGGAGTCGAATCATGCTGGGTTCACTCTTCTTTATCATGCTATTCATACCCATCACAGGAGAAGATAGGCCGTCAAAACAACAATGCCCAGGGCCATTCCCAGCGCATAGTGTTGAGTCTGGCCGCTCTGGATGAGCCTCAATATCCATCCTCCCCACGTAATTATCCGAGCGATTCCGTTGACGGCACCATCGATCACGTTGACATCGACCCGTTTCCAAAGCGTGGACGCTGCCCTGAACGTCGGCTGGACGAACAGGTAGTCATACAGCTCATCGACGTACCATTTGTTGAGAGAGGCTTCATAGAGGCTTCTCCACCGCCTAGCGACGCGGTCAGGTAGATCAGGGTTCACCACGTAGACATAATACGCGGCGGCAATGCCGACCAGGCCTAAGCCTGTCGCGGTCAACATGATGGTGAAGCCATCGGAACCATGCTGAGCAGCGGTCTCGTGTCCGGTGGAAAAGGCCGGCTCCAAAAATGATGGGATGCCAAGATACCCCGTCAGTATGCTGAGGCCGGCTAGAATAAGCAGTGGTCTCGTCATCGTCTGCGAAGGTTCATGAATGTGGGCCGCATGGTGTGGGTCGACACGCGAAGAACCCCAAAACACGACGAACACAAGTCTGAAGCTATAGAAGGCGGTCAACAGCGCCGTCAGCAGACCCAAGACGGTCAAGACCTGACCAAGTTCTCCTGACGACCAGGCCGAGACGAGAATCTCATCCTTGCTAAAAAAACCCGCTGTGAGTGGAAACCCAGCGAGAGCCAATGAACCCACCACAAACGTCCAATAGGTGGTCGGCAGTTTGTCTTTGAGACCACCCATCTGTCGCATATCCTGCTCATGGTGGAGCGCAATGATGACCGAGCCACAGCCGAGAAATAGCAGGGCCTTGAAGGCACCATGGGTCAGGAGGTGGTACATGCCTGAGGCATAGGCCCCAAGGCCACAGGCCATGATCATGTAGCCGAGTTGACTCACGGTTGAGTAGGCCACCACGCGTTTGATGTCGGTCTGAGTCACGGCGATTGTCGCGCCAAGGACCATCGTGGCGGCGCCGGTCACCGCCACGACGCTCATGGCCGTGGGGGACACGTTATAAATGGGGGCGAGTCGGGCGACCATGAAGACCCCAGCCGTGACCATGGTGGCGGCATGAATGAGTGCTGAGATGGGCGTAGGGCCTTCCATTGCATCAGGCAACCAAACGTGAAGAGGGACCTGCGCCGATTTACCCACCGCGCCGGTGAACAACAAGAGCGCGATCAGAGTGTAGACAGAAACGTCCCACATGCCTCCGAACGGGCCGAGGAGATTCATGGTCAGATCGGTTGCTTCATGGATAGCCGGAAAGATATCGAGGTAGTTCAGCGATCCGAAGTGATACCAGACTAAGAGCAGGCCTAAGATGAAGCCAAAATCTCCGACTCGATTCACGAGGAAGGCTTTGGTAGCCGCCGCACAGGCGGATGCACGTTCATACCAATGTCCGATCAGTAGATAGGAACACAGTCCGACGGCTTCCCAAAATATGAAGAGCTGGAGCAAGTTGTCGGCAAGCACGAGCATGAGCATGGAAAACGTAAAGAGGGCGATATAGCTGAAGAACCGAGCATAGCCTGGATCGCCGTGCATATAGCCGATCGTATAAATGTGGACGAGTGAACTGACTCCTGTCACCAGCAGGAGCATGACGGCGGTCAGTCGATCGATATGGAGACCGATGTGAATATCGAGATCCCCCGAGACGAGCCACGTGTAGAGTGGGACGGAAATCACCGAACCGGAGGCGACTTCGATAAAGGCTGCAAGCGACAACGCGAAGGATAACAATACTGCTGGAACCGCGGTGACGTGCGCACGGTCTCTGATCTGCGAACCACGTAGGCCGAGAACGAGAAACGCGGCCAGCGGGAGGAGTGGAATGAGTGCGTAGAGCATGGTGGAGATATTACTCGATGGTCATCAGCTCGGAATAGGCCTCAACGAAGTACCAGGGGGAGTCGGCGTGTGAAGGCTGACGCGTCGTCACGGAGGTCCTTTACCATTTGAGCAAATTGAATTCCTCGACGTTGATCGTCGATTTTGATCGATGCAAGGCGATGATGATCGCCAAACCGATCGCGACTTCTGCCGCTGCCACCGTCAAGGCAAAGAAGACGAACACTTGCCCTCCAATGACCTGTAGATGGTCG
This genomic window contains:
- a CDS encoding YihY/virulence factor BrkB family protein — translated: MNALRFLLDALNAFLRQGCPSLAAALAFFSLLSLFPLVFLLLYGISFLVSQEVIGEQFMLSFLKGFLPSLGERLADELHRISSLDSLRWLVFLSFFWFGGLVFYELDYALNVVFESTQKRHPLISTAISIALLGSMGLLLFVSYVATETITFLTAYAPRLWGLDLVALAAHEFHLTYTLPFALAFLAVSLLYRLVPRRRPRWRDAMAGALTFGLLWVSTKVIFLSYGGYATVYARLYGSLLEIVLLLLWVYYSAGLLLFGGVIAHKLQQLARIPRSSPADRS
- a CDS encoding VOC family protein, translated to MNINKLLHTRMRVSDLDETIQFYTTVLGLEVIERKTSPRGSQLAFLKVPNSDELIELTSFPPSGPVKVQEDLVHLAFQVESLEETMASLNAQGVTITDGPTKTSSGSRFIFIDAPDGYEIELIERPPGTALV
- the uvrC gene encoding excinuclease ABC subunit UvrC, producing the protein MTETLQSKLSHLPSSPGIYLFKNGQGDIIYIGKAAVLADRVRSYFQKGTDHSPKTSLLVSQITDLETMVTRSELEALILESNLVKRHKPRFNIVLRDDKQYPYVRLPIRDDFPRLSIVRRVQKDGALYYGPYTPANALRETLKVIKHAFPLATCTIDIDGKAERACLEFEIKRCMAPCTGNQSKEEYHHIVKQVRHFLEGRDHELLDELRVKMESAAEREEFEEAARVRDRLFKIERMLEKQRITQTSATDQDVLGIARRGAAVDLQILFVRGGLLIGRKDFFWPLSADASDNELVRSAIEQFYNKDGQPPREVLVPTALDDVSVIEQWLSEKRGEPVRILAPERGVKHQLVLLAEENATSAVAEHLREEELDRQACEELKRMLRLERSPRRIEGFDISNTMGNQSVASMVVWEDGDMKKADYRRFKIQTVQGANDFASMKEVVIRRYGKSGEEPDRTTDDLAHPDVILIDGGLGQLAAAIEGLKEVGHQHLPILGLAKARGEKEERVFLAGRKNPIALTATSPTTHLLQHIRDEAHRFAITFHRKLRGKALVNSKLDEVIGIGQIRRKQLLSRFGSLDKLEAASDEALQSAGLSPETVSNLRKALAQ
- a CDS encoding NADH-quinone oxidoreductase subunit N yields the protein MTFAVGDLFLILPELLVITTACIVLVLDPVLQRPAKDGLVWLSLGTLAICMGLTASQIGEPTLIFSGLVVIDNYGAFWKVLLYFVTGLTILLSYSYLKEERLYYGEYYGFILLALTGMMVMVSASDLLTIYLGTELMSLSLYTITGLKRAEPRSLEASVKYFVLGAFSSGILLYGISLLYGATGSTRLPQIAVAIAGQGLSEPLLLFATILLAVGFGFKLAVVPFHMWTPDVYQGAPTSVTAFMAVAAKAASFGAFLRVFVEGLGGLKANWSATFLVLCIATLLIGNIVALVQTNIKRMLAYSSIAHAGYALIGVVAAGRIEQSSGIASVLLYLALYTFMTFGAFAIVAMLRKGGVEGEEIEDFTGLSQRHPVAALLMLIFMVSLAGIPPTAGFVGKLYLFLSAVEAGLTWLAALALIFAAISAYYYLRVVMVMYMREPIDQSDNAPRLVMSPTLSIVLACAVAGVVIFGVYPNPLVSFATQAVSTLK
- a CDS encoding site-2 protease family protein, with product MRLPSWEIGRALGIPIRVHASWFLIFLLVTWSLSTEYLPDSLPGLSPERYWTMGAVAAVLLFFSVLLHELGHSYVALYYRIPIEQITLFIFGGVAHMRREAPSPKAECLIALAGPAVSLAIGGTCFLFVILAESLQQQQGLQGVTMLCALLGIVNVQLGLFNLIPGFPLDGGRVLRAGLWAWKKDFYRATKQAAVVGLTFGVILGFVGLVIAYRAASGDLPASMMSNGGWIVFIGMFLFAAAQASRRQAVVRETLATIPIRDLMVTTVVSIPAQCMLDEAVNRYFQAYGYGGFPVLADGRLVGIVTVSEVQGVGSALWAWRRVDQVMRPVSESLVIAPEVPVIHAMEQMARGGWDRLVVIQDREVVGLVTQSAIVHCLRLRRG
- a CDS encoding NADH-quinone oxidoreductase subunit M; protein product: MSGFPWLTILIFLPLIGAALIFAVKDSSVRLVALGITVTDLLISLPLWWLFDASSDQMQFVESARWIPALSISYKLGLDGISLPLIIMTTILMPLCVLISWHAIKARVRSFMAMLLIMECAMIGVFCALDFVLFYVFWEAMLIPMYLLIGIWGGPNRLYAAIKFFLYTFAGSVLLLVAIMVLYFQGGHTFDVLALSQQTYGLGLQIWLFVSFFIAFAVKIPMFPFHTWLPDAHVEAPTAGSVILASVLLKMGAYGFLRFSLPMLPDASRLLTPLMVILSIVAIIYGAYMALAQDDLKKLIAYSSVSHMGFVTLGLFMFNIQGIEGAVMQMVNHGITTGGLFLCVGMIYERTHSRQIADNIGLTKPMPRYATFLVIFALSSLGLPGTNSFVGEFLVLVGTFLWSKIAAALAALGIILAAAYLLWMIQRVAFGVPAAHLLPRLRDCNPREMAMLVPLVVLIFWIGLFPNPMLTRMHTSVEKVIARVTPASQEETALRHRQNSLSVRPALSANLERAIDREMPAPPHFATVPTKEQRP
- a CDS encoding outer membrane protein transport protein; the encoded protein is MRQHSPSGCLPHYRVVAEVIVVVAVLFLSPILATAQALRFQPQGAVAAAQGNAFAAQVDDASAIQYNPAGLTRVSGIQGVFGIALLGGSIKAKSISGVDTRGDFGGSVSFPPPGHTYLSANLGALGAPRFSSLTIGLGLTSPFGLRTRYPIDSPFRSAVTSAELPLIAIKPTIAYKISEKLSVGVSADIYTFASFLGEGHGEQSQIGTGALGIPAGASVELSGKGTGVGVTASLLYTPMRTKAGKPMLSLGLVYRSQAIVPLNGALLVQGAKFADGSVDLVLPQIFTGAVAVWPVRTSEREWKVELDVEYVGWSLHRNFDVHLANGATILQPREWKNVPVIAVGTEYKWLHPPWLPNWEIAARSGYTFTEDPVPDRTFQPGIISLPAHTLSLGVGFLCTGAGRFLGLIPCSGKSALWPKGIGLDLAYQEWFYESRTVVGNLNPTVNGTYHAFVHLGTFSLRYLF